Proteins encoded within one genomic window of Amycolatopsis sp. 2-15:
- a CDS encoding DUF2306 domain-containing protein — protein sequence MTAGTDLRPPRVPAQQPRTAKKRRPWIGVLGLVVVAFLAYSLPPYLALDPARSRVPAPAGFGAHYWFLVGHVVFGSIAMICAVVQIWPWVRRRFPVVHRYAGRAYVFGGVLPSGVMALTIGAASPFGPATRASDVLLAVMWIGCTWAGYRAARDRRFGDHRRWMIRSFALTMSIILNRLISPIAIFILEPQMATTFGGSEVAFMQSVAATAAWLSWTVALVGAQLWLERKPKKAVAA from the coding sequence ATGACGGCGGGGACGGATCTGCGACCACCGCGGGTGCCGGCGCAGCAGCCGCGCACGGCGAAGAAGCGCCGCCCGTGGATCGGGGTGCTGGGGCTGGTCGTGGTGGCCTTCCTGGCGTACTCGCTGCCGCCATATCTCGCGCTCGACCCGGCGCGGTCGCGTGTGCCGGCGCCGGCCGGCTTCGGCGCGCACTACTGGTTCCTCGTGGGCCACGTGGTGTTCGGCTCGATCGCGATGATCTGCGCGGTCGTGCAGATCTGGCCATGGGTCCGTCGCCGCTTCCCGGTGGTGCACCGCTACGCCGGCCGCGCCTACGTCTTCGGCGGCGTGCTGCCTTCCGGCGTGATGGCCCTGACGATCGGCGCCGCCAGCCCCTTCGGCCCCGCCACGCGAGCCAGCGACGTTTTGCTCGCGGTCATGTGGATCGGCTGCACCTGGGCCGGCTACCGTGCCGCCCGCGATCGCCGCTTCGGCGACCACCGGCGCTGGATGATCCGCAGCTTCGCGCTGACCATGTCGATCATCCTCAACCGGCTGATCTCACCGATCGCGATTTTCATTCTGGAACCCCAGATGGCCACCACGTTCGGCGGCAGCGAGGTCGCGTTCATGCAGTCCGTCGCGGCCACCGCCGCGTGGCTGAGCTGGACGGTCGCGCTGGTCGGCGCCCAGCTGTGGCTGGAGCGCAAGCCGAAGAAGGCCGTCGCCGCCTAG
- a CDS encoding decarboxylase, producing the protein MRLGLLYPTRNAGEDDFLDLAGRLHPPLDLAVHYFAWPSDVDDVGALDLAEVTDAVRCLGSDAHLETALCDLEPFDAVAFAVTSSSFLTDTRHQLETLRRLAGAPATSTTAAFQDAIRFLGFDTVSLASVYHPSLSDQFIARLDADVIHRVDASAGSDRELAAWPAERIVDLVARAAHPAAQAVLLPETALHANRLTADLERAAGCPVLTATQVTLWAAARLVGAQPTAEGAGPLFRV; encoded by the coding sequence ATGCGTCTCGGTCTGCTCTACCCGACCAGGAACGCGGGCGAGGACGACTTCCTCGACCTCGCCGGCCGGCTCCATCCCCCGCTCGACCTGGCCGTCCACTACTTCGCGTGGCCGTCCGATGTGGACGATGTGGGCGCGCTGGACCTCGCCGAAGTCACCGACGCCGTCCGCTGCCTCGGCTCGGACGCGCACCTGGAAACGGCCCTGTGCGACCTCGAGCCGTTCGACGCGGTCGCCTTCGCCGTCACCAGCTCCAGCTTCCTGACCGACACCCGGCACCAGCTCGAGACCCTCCGCCGTCTCGCCGGCGCCCCGGCCACCAGCACCACCGCCGCGTTCCAGGACGCGATCCGCTTCCTCGGCTTCGACACGGTCTCGCTGGCCTCGGTCTACCACCCGAGCCTGTCCGACCAGTTCATCGCGCGCCTCGACGCCGATGTCATCCACCGCGTCGACGCCTCCGCCGGCTCCGACCGCGAGCTCGCCGCGTGGCCGGCCGAGCGGATCGTCGACCTCGTCGCGCGGGCCGCGCACCCGGCGGCGCAGGCCGTGCTCCTGCCGGAGACCGCCCTGCACGCCAACCGCCTCACGGCCGACCTCGAACGGGCCGCCGGCTGCCCCGTGCTCACCGCCACCCAGGTCACGCTGTGGGCCGCCGCCAGGCTCGTCGGAGCACAGCCCACCGCCGAAGGCGCCGGACCGCTTTTCCGTGTCTAG
- a CDS encoding dienelactone hydrolase family protein has protein sequence MSRIAVTITTPDGLCTATLHTPLSAGPAVILYADAAGVRGTFAEMADRLCALGYVVLLPEGYYRTPYAPFDVTTVFTVPEERERLTRLARSVTAEMAVRDTGAYLDFLADRSEVAGSLVGTTGYCMGGRFSLWAAAQYPSRVAAAASFHGGNLAADDPDSPHLLADRMRASVLVAAAESDSAFPAEQFERLREAFVAGGVRHTLETYPAKHGFAVPDNDTYDSAAAERHWAALAALYAENLPR, from the coding sequence ATGTCGAGGATCGCGGTCACCATCACCACGCCGGACGGCCTCTGCACGGCCACGTTGCACACGCCGCTGAGCGCCGGCCCCGCGGTGATCCTGTACGCCGACGCGGCCGGCGTCCGCGGGACGTTCGCCGAGATGGCGGACCGGCTCTGCGCGCTCGGCTACGTCGTCCTCCTGCCGGAGGGCTACTACCGCACGCCGTACGCGCCGTTCGACGTCACCACGGTGTTCACCGTGCCCGAGGAACGCGAGCGGCTGACGCGGCTCGCGCGGAGCGTGACAGCGGAGATGGCGGTGCGCGACACGGGCGCGTACCTCGATTTCCTGGCCGACCGGAGCGAGGTCGCGGGCTCGCTGGTGGGGACGACCGGGTACTGCATGGGTGGCCGGTTTTCGCTGTGGGCCGCCGCTCAGTATCCGTCGCGGGTGGCGGCCGCCGCCTCGTTCCACGGCGGCAACCTCGCCGCCGACGATCCCGACAGCCCGCACCTGCTGGCCGACCGGATGCGCGCGTCCGTGCTGGTCGCGGCGGCGGAGAGCGACAGCGCGTTCCCGGCCGAGCAGTTCGAGCGGCTACGTGAGGCGTTCGTCGCCGGCGGAGTGCGGCACACGCTGGAGACGTATCCCGCCAAGCACGGGTTCGCGGTGCCGGACAACGACACGTACGACAGCGCGGCGGCGGAGCGCCACTGGGCCGCACTGGCCGCGTTGTACGCGGAGAACCTGCCGCGCTAG
- a CDS encoding acyl-CoA dehydrogenase family protein gives MNAFALTPEQQAFTASVRTIAAEQLQPLAEAGEEGAVNRPLLKAMGSHGLLARLFPGVSAGNPTRQAAAFDLCLLREALASVNTEAETALALQGLGSYPVLQSGKDEQVARWLPAVAAGDAVAAFALTEPDAGSDAAALQLAAEADGDGWRLTGQKMWISNAPEADFYTVFARTTPDAGSRGVSAFVVPGDRAGLTGEHLDLVSPHPIGTLEFDGVRVHRDELLGEENRGFAVAMRTLDLFRPSVGAFAVGMAQAALDATVEYTGRRVAFGGPLAKQQTVAHTLAEMATRTEAARLLVYAAASAYDAGETGLAGRAAMAKLFATESAQYVVDSAVQLHGARALRRGHLLEHLYREVRAPRIYEGASEIQRTIIARSLRS, from the coding sequence ATGAACGCCTTCGCACTGACGCCCGAACAGCAGGCCTTCACTGCTTCCGTCCGCACCATTGCCGCGGAGCAGCTGCAACCGCTCGCCGAGGCCGGCGAGGAAGGCGCGGTGAACCGGCCGCTGCTCAAGGCGATGGGCTCGCACGGACTGCTGGCGCGGCTGTTCCCCGGTGTCTCCGCGGGCAACCCGACGCGCCAGGCCGCGGCGTTCGACCTGTGCCTGCTGCGCGAAGCGCTGGCGTCCGTGAACACCGAGGCCGAGACGGCGCTCGCGTTGCAGGGCTTGGGAAGTTACCCGGTGCTGCAGTCCGGAAAGGACGAACAGGTCGCGCGCTGGCTGCCGGCCGTGGCGGCGGGTGACGCGGTGGCGGCGTTCGCGCTGACCGAGCCCGACGCCGGTTCCGACGCGGCCGCGCTGCAGCTGGCCGCCGAGGCCGACGGCGACGGCTGGCGGCTCACCGGACAGAAGATGTGGATCTCCAACGCTCCCGAGGCCGACTTCTACACCGTCTTCGCCCGCACGACGCCGGATGCCGGCTCGCGGGGCGTGAGCGCGTTCGTCGTGCCGGGCGACCGCGCGGGCCTTACCGGCGAGCACCTCGACCTGGTCAGCCCGCACCCGATCGGCACGCTGGAGTTCGACGGGGTGCGCGTGCACCGCGACGAACTGCTGGGCGAGGAGAACCGCGGTTTCGCCGTCGCGATGCGGACGCTCGACTTGTTCCGGCCGAGCGTCGGGGCGTTCGCGGTGGGGATGGCGCAGGCCGCTCTCGACGCGACCGTGGAGTACACCGGCCGGCGCGTCGCGTTCGGTGGGCCGCTGGCGAAGCAGCAGACCGTGGCGCACACATTGGCGGAGATGGCGACGCGGACGGAAGCGGCGCGGCTGTTGGTCTACGCCGCAGCTTCCGCGTACGACGCGGGCGAGACCGGCCTGGCCGGCCGCGCGGCGATGGCGAAGCTGTTCGCGACGGAGTCGGCGCAGTACGTCGTCGACTCGGCGGTGCAGCTGCACGGCGCTCGGGCGTTGCGGCGCGGGCACCTGCTGGAGCACCTGTACCGCGAGGTCCGCGCGCCGCGGATCTACGAGGGCGCGTCGGAGATCCAGCGGACGATCATCGCGCGGTCGCTGCGTTCCTGA
- a CDS encoding bifunctional salicylyl-CoA 5-hydroxylase/oxidoreductase — MRISVLGGGPAGLYFAALAKQLGPGHEITVWERNAPDDTFGFGVVFSDETLGGIEHADAQVHEAMSREFARWDDIDVHYRGEVHTSGGHGFAAMSRKRLLAILQERCRELGVDLRFRTEAPDPEQLSRDYDLVIASDGVNSGVRRRFAGSFRPTVETRRCRYIWLGTDLVFDAFKFHVLETPHGIMQIHGYPYGRDGSTFILELHEDVWQQAFAPIAATDLGPGENDEKSIELIRELCADVLGDHHVLANNSKWNTFGTVRCESWVHDNVVLLGDAAHTAHFSIGSGTKLAMEDALALVACLHEQDTVPEALAAYEAERKPVVESTQRAAQASLEWFENLAQYTHQEPEQFAFNLLTRSRRVTYDNLKLRDPEFATELDAWFARSLGTTPAPPMFQPVKIGELELPNRVIVSPMDMYVAVDGVPGEFHLVHLGGKALGGAGLVMTEMICVSPEARITPGCPGLYNDEQEQAWKRIVDFVHGSTPAKIGLQLGHSGRKGSTKLMWEGMDDPLPEGNWEVCGPSPLPYRADSQTPRELSVEELAEIREQFVASARSAARAGFDLLELHCAHGYLLSSFISPLTNQRTDEYGGSLENRLRFPLEVFDAVREAWPAERPMTVRISADDWYDGGIEADDAVAIAAAFAEHGAAAVDVSTGQVVSEEKPKFGRSYQTPYADRIRNEVGRKYGIAVIAVGAISSYDDMNALILAGRADLCALGRTHLYDPQWTLHAAAEQDYVMPWPKPWAAGKRRPQTGRTDGPEPRLELVRTGGHQTAHARWRPERDR; from the coding sequence GTGCGGATATCGGTTCTCGGCGGCGGCCCGGCGGGCCTGTACTTCGCCGCCCTCGCGAAGCAACTCGGGCCCGGCCACGAGATCACGGTGTGGGAACGCAACGCGCCGGACGACACCTTCGGGTTCGGCGTGGTGTTCTCCGACGAGACGCTCGGCGGCATCGAGCACGCCGACGCGCAGGTCCACGAGGCCATGAGCCGCGAGTTCGCGCGCTGGGACGACATCGACGTGCACTACCGCGGCGAGGTCCACACGTCCGGCGGCCACGGGTTCGCCGCGATGAGCCGCAAGCGCCTGCTCGCGATCCTGCAGGAACGCTGCCGCGAGCTGGGCGTGGACCTGCGCTTCCGCACCGAGGCCCCCGACCCGGAGCAGCTCTCGCGCGACTACGACCTCGTGATCGCCTCCGACGGCGTCAACTCGGGTGTGCGCCGGCGCTTCGCCGGCTCGTTCCGCCCGACGGTCGAGACGCGCCGCTGCCGCTACATCTGGCTCGGCACCGACCTCGTCTTCGACGCCTTCAAGTTCCACGTGCTCGAGACGCCCCACGGGATCATGCAGATCCACGGCTACCCCTACGGCCGCGACGGCAGCACGTTCATCCTCGAGCTGCACGAGGACGTGTGGCAGCAGGCGTTCGCGCCGATCGCCGCCACCGACCTCGGGCCGGGCGAGAACGACGAGAAGTCCATCGAGCTGATCCGCGAGCTGTGCGCCGACGTCCTCGGCGACCACCACGTGCTGGCCAACAACTCGAAGTGGAACACCTTCGGCACCGTCCGCTGCGAAAGCTGGGTGCACGACAACGTGGTGCTGCTCGGCGACGCCGCCCACACCGCCCACTTCTCCATCGGCTCCGGCACGAAGCTGGCGATGGAGGACGCGCTGGCGCTGGTCGCGTGCCTGCACGAGCAGGACACCGTGCCCGAGGCGCTGGCGGCGTACGAGGCCGAGCGCAAGCCGGTCGTCGAATCGACGCAGCGCGCGGCGCAGGCGAGCCTGGAGTGGTTCGAGAACCTCGCGCAGTACACGCACCAGGAGCCGGAGCAGTTCGCGTTCAACCTGCTCACGCGCAGCCGCCGCGTCACCTACGACAACCTCAAGCTGCGCGACCCGGAGTTCGCCACGGAGCTCGACGCGTGGTTCGCGCGCTCGCTGGGCACGACACCCGCGCCGCCGATGTTCCAGCCCGTGAAGATCGGTGAGCTGGAGCTGCCCAACCGCGTGATCGTGTCGCCGATGGACATGTACGTGGCCGTCGACGGCGTGCCCGGCGAGTTCCATCTCGTGCATCTGGGCGGCAAAGCGCTCGGCGGCGCCGGCCTGGTGATGACGGAGATGATCTGCGTGTCGCCCGAGGCGCGGATCACGCCGGGCTGCCCCGGGCTCTACAACGACGAGCAGGAGCAGGCCTGGAAACGCATCGTCGACTTCGTGCACGGCAGCACGCCGGCGAAGATCGGCCTGCAGCTGGGCCATTCCGGGCGCAAGGGCTCGACGAAACTCATGTGGGAAGGCATGGACGACCCGTTGCCGGAGGGCAACTGGGAGGTCTGCGGGCCGTCGCCGTTGCCGTACCGGGCCGACAGCCAGACGCCGCGTGAGCTGAGCGTCGAGGAGCTGGCGGAGATCCGCGAGCAGTTCGTGGCTTCGGCGCGCTCGGCGGCGCGCGCCGGGTTCGACCTGCTGGAGCTGCACTGTGCGCACGGGTATCTGTTGTCGTCGTTCATCTCGCCGCTCACGAACCAGCGGACGGACGAGTACGGCGGCTCGCTGGAGAACCGGCTGCGGTTCCCGCTGGAAGTGTTCGACGCGGTGCGTGAGGCGTGGCCGGCCGAGCGGCCGATGACGGTCCGCATCTCGGCCGACGACTGGTACGACGGCGGGATCGAGGCCGACGACGCCGTCGCCATCGCGGCCGCGTTCGCCGAGCACGGGGCCGCCGCGGTCGACGTGTCGACCGGGCAGGTCGTGAGCGAGGAGAAGCCGAAGTTCGGGCGCAGCTACCAGACGCCGTACGCCGACCGGATCCGCAACGAGGTGGGGCGCAAGTACGGCATCGCCGTGATCGCCGTCGGCGCGATCTCCTCCTACGACGACATGAACGCGCTCATCCTCGCCGGTCGCGCCGACCTCTGCGCGCTGGGGCGGACGCACCTCTACGATCCACAGTGGACGTTGCACGCGGCGGCGGAGCAGGACTACGTGATGCCGTGGCCGAAGCCGTGGGCGGCCGGGAAGCGCCGGCCGCAGACGGGCCGCACCGACGGGCCCGAGCCGCGGCTGGAACTCGTACGCACCGGTGGGCACCAGACCGCGCACGCCCGCTGGCGACCGGAAAGGGACCGATGA